Proteins from a genomic interval of Ciona intestinalis chromosome 9, KH, whole genome shotgun sequence:
- the LOC100180133 gene encoding serine/threonine-protein kinase atg1-like isoform X1, with protein MAVPSDRFYNSDEIYLSEFDFNNPLGAGGFGVVVRAFHKKLGVVAIKCLDDESATKNFSPEKWIQKLPMEIQALQSLNHYNIVRMHGLTIWNNYLGVILDYHQVGNLHSLLDKTNPAMQDPIQISMQLKIRIAIDIASALCFLHAFDKKKRMVHGDMKPSNVLLDNTLHAKLIDFGTTVIEAHTTKKKASTSSKQTHKNEKGAYTICYCAPEFLENPFKRNKCQDVYSYGMILYQILSGKPPFSHIQEEEHIRNAVKNKQRPELEREKLLQPRDREISDCLDKVMRRCWGHEEKNRPQIFDVREILEQTFMSGDDNMGYELANEALNIVRKLHVKLITPMPTKDRKLSEFIKAENPINASTLPPAYSSVESQSLIESPKNDLKVTGGTTEHSKPFDAYEDTAPKPLYVNAPKPEEQAEKENKSTLNIDERKELSSERKPDVQSDQLRKTKVEFSDPPLQFQEPLFSQQYKTEHEAFGDQAYMGHELTKMSGNSKIINKEFTSNIGRSTNLDTHPSTMLQSPTAIQAPVSPSLDISESTSIRTDQFGMGMNTHNLLLLDDASKNINDGKYEEAIKLLNQYKVVKGEPYEQLCVTFRVVLCHSKLMHPDANKLFEQALEQIKRLPKNSMFGDRLYQMGELYRSKAMESRAMFLYKAAVDVYVEAAGTVGTRINFKGIMSCFTGMKQNDKQGTGGTVGRDGNIEFFRSMLQKVNGEFKMHRGLAESLSSGYYYLACCYSGRGDYKKASHYNKRSVQIMKDAYPDSYRKYYVVGYSMHNLANNQDNLGNYQAALEYYKKATEYMDQAIDWDSNEEKVRNKEHTKRCMTQLEDKMRAMGES; from the exons ATGG CAGTTCCAAGTGATCGTTTCTACAATTCAGatgaaatttatttgtctGAGTTTGATTTCAATAATCCATTAGGGGCTGGTGGTTTTGGAGTAGTAGTTCGTGCATTTCACAAAAAACTTGGGGTTGTAGCAATCAAGTGTCTTGACGATGAATCTGCAACTAAAAATTTTTCCCCTGAAAAATGGATTCAGAa GTTACCAATGGAGATACAGGCACTCCAGTCACTGAATCATTATAACATTGTACGCATGCATGGCTTAACTATATGGAATAATTATCTGGGTGTCATTCTGGATTACCATCAAGTTGGGAACTTGCACAGTTTGCTGGATAAAACAAACCCAGCCATGCAAGATCCTATTCAAATTTCCATGCAACTTAAAATAAGAATTGCAATTGACATCGCCAGTGCCTTGTGCTTCTTACATGCATTTGACAAGAAAAAGCGAATGGTCCACGGTGATATGAAGCCGTCTAATGTGTTATTAGACAATACATTGCATGCAAAACTTATTGATTTTGGCACAACAGTAATTGAGGCTCacacaacaaagaaaaaagcaTCAACATcttcaaaacaaacacataaaaacGAAAAAGGAGCTTACACAATTTGTTACTGTGCACCAGAATTTTTAGAAAACccatttaaaagaaataaatgtcAAGATGTCTACAGCTATGGAATGATTTTATACCAGATTTTGAGTGGAAAACCCCCTTTTAGTCACATTCAAGAGGAAGAACATATTAGGAATGCtgtgaaaaataaacagcGACCTGAACTAGAAAGAgagaaattgcttcaacctcgTGATCGTGAAATATCTGACTGCTTGGACAAAGTTATGAGAAGGTGTTGGGGACATGAAGAAAAAAACAGACCTCAAATATTCGATGTTAGAGAGATACTGGAGCAAACTTTCATGTCTGGTGATGATAACATGGGGTATGAGCTTGCCAATGAGGCGTTGAATATTGTAAGAAAGCTGCATGTTAAATTGATAACACCAATGCCGACAAAAGACAGAAAACTGTCTGAATTTATTAAGGCGGAAAATCCAATAAATGCATCCACGTTACCACCAGCTTATTCATCTGTTGAATCTCAAAGTTTAATTGAAAGCCCAAAAAATGACTTGAAAGTAACTGGAGGGACAACTGAACACTCTAAACCATTCGATGCTTATGAAGACACTGCACCAAAGCCATTATACGTGAATGCACCAAAACCTGAAGAACAAGCCGAGAAAGAGAACAAGAGTACACTAAATATTGATGAGCGAAAGGAGTTGAGCAGTGAAAGAAAACCTGATGTCCAGAGTGACCAactaagaaaaacaaaagtagAGTTTTCAGATCCACCCCTGCAGTTCCAGGAACCTTTATTTTCACAGCAATACAAAACAGAACACGAAGCATTTGGAGATCAAGCATACATGGGCCATGAATTAACGAAGATGTCAGGAAACTCaaagataataaacaaagagtttACATCAA ATATTGGTCGCTCGACAAATCTAGACACTCATCCCAGCACTATGCTGCAAAGCCCAACAGCTATACAAG cACCAGTAAGTCCCAGTTTGGATATAAGTGAGAGCACTAGTATACGAACTGATCAGTTTGGAATGGGCATGAACACCCATAATCTGTTGTTGCTTG aTGATGcatctaaaaatataaatgatggGAAGTATGAAGAAGCAATTAAACTACTAAATCAATACAAAGTAGTGAAGGGTGAACCCTATGAACAACTCTGTGTTACTTTCCGTGTCGTATTGTGTCATTCCAAACTAATGCATCCAGATGCCAATAAGTTGTTTGAGCAAGCATTGGAGCAGATTAAAAGATTACCAAAGAACTCTATGTTTGGGGATAGGTTATACCAGATGGGGGAGCTGTATAGGAGTAAAGCAATGGAATCCAGAGCAATGTTTCTGTACAAAGCAGCAGTTGATGTTTACGTTGAAGCAGCCGGCACAGTAGGTACGAGGATTAACTTCAAAGGAATCATGAGTTGTTTTACGGGGATGAAGCAAAATGATAAGCAAGGAACTGGAGGAACGGTGGGGAGAGACGGAAACATTGAATTTTTTCGCTCGATGTTGCAAAAGGTCAACGGGGAGTTCAAAATGCATCGTGGACTGGCAGAGAGTTTATCATCAGGGTATTACTACCTTGCATGCTGTTACTCGGGGAGAGGAGATTACAAAAAAGCAAGTCATTATAATAAGCGTTCTGTCCAGATAATGAAGGATGCATACCCGGATTCATACAGAAAATATTACGTGGTTGGGTATTCCATGCATAATCTTGCAAATAACCAGGACAACTTGGGAAATTATCAGGCAGCATTAGAGTACTACAAAAAAGCAACAGAGTATATGGATCAGGCAATAGACTGGGATTCTAATGAAGAGAAAGTTAGAAATAAAGAACACACCAAGAGGTGCATGACACAACTTGAAGATAAAATGAGGGCGATGGGTGAAAGCTAA
- the LOC100180133 gene encoding serine/threonine-protein kinase atg1-like isoform X2: MAVPSDRFYNSDEIYLSEFDFNNPLGAGGFGVVVRAFHKKLGVVAIKCLDDESATKNFSPEKWIQKLPMEIQALQSLNHYNIVRMHGLTIWNNYLGVILDYHQVGNLHSLLDKTNPAMQDPIQISMQLKIRIAIDIASALCFLHAFDKKKRMVHGDMKPSNVLLDNTLHAKLIDFGTTVIEAHTTKKKASTSSKQTHKNEKGAYTICYCAPEFLENPFKRNKCQDVYSYGMILYQILSGKPPFSHIQEEEHIRNAVKNKQRPELEREKLLQPRDREISDCLDKVMRRCWGHEEKNRPQIFDVREILEQTFMSGDDNMGYELANEALNIVRKLHVKLITPMPTKDRKLSEFIKAENPINASTLPPAYSSVESQSLIESPKNDLKVTGGTTEHSKPFDAYEDTAPKPLYVNAPKPEEQAEKENKSTLNIDERKELSSERKPDVQSDQLRKTKVEFSDPPLQFQEPLFSQQYKTEHEAFGDQAYMGHELTKMSGNSKIINKEFTSNIGRSTNLDTHPSTMLQSPTAIQDDASKNINDGKYEEAIKLLNQYKVVKGEPYEQLCVTFRVVLCHSKLMHPDANKLFEQALEQIKRLPKNSMFGDRLYQMGELYRSKAMESRAMFLYKAAVDVYVEAAGTVGTRINFKGIMSCFTGMKQNDKQGTGGTVGRDGNIEFFRSMLQKVNGEFKMHRGLAESLSSGYYYLACCYSGRGDYKKASHYNKRSVQIMKDAYPDSYRKYYVVGYSMHNLANNQDNLGNYQAALEYYKKATEYMDQAIDWDSNEEKVRNKEHTKRCMTQLEDKMRAMGES, encoded by the exons ATGG CAGTTCCAAGTGATCGTTTCTACAATTCAGatgaaatttatttgtctGAGTTTGATTTCAATAATCCATTAGGGGCTGGTGGTTTTGGAGTAGTAGTTCGTGCATTTCACAAAAAACTTGGGGTTGTAGCAATCAAGTGTCTTGACGATGAATCTGCAACTAAAAATTTTTCCCCTGAAAAATGGATTCAGAa GTTACCAATGGAGATACAGGCACTCCAGTCACTGAATCATTATAACATTGTACGCATGCATGGCTTAACTATATGGAATAATTATCTGGGTGTCATTCTGGATTACCATCAAGTTGGGAACTTGCACAGTTTGCTGGATAAAACAAACCCAGCCATGCAAGATCCTATTCAAATTTCCATGCAACTTAAAATAAGAATTGCAATTGACATCGCCAGTGCCTTGTGCTTCTTACATGCATTTGACAAGAAAAAGCGAATGGTCCACGGTGATATGAAGCCGTCTAATGTGTTATTAGACAATACATTGCATGCAAAACTTATTGATTTTGGCACAACAGTAATTGAGGCTCacacaacaaagaaaaaagcaTCAACATcttcaaaacaaacacataaaaacGAAAAAGGAGCTTACACAATTTGTTACTGTGCACCAGAATTTTTAGAAAACccatttaaaagaaataaatgtcAAGATGTCTACAGCTATGGAATGATTTTATACCAGATTTTGAGTGGAAAACCCCCTTTTAGTCACATTCAAGAGGAAGAACATATTAGGAATGCtgtgaaaaataaacagcGACCTGAACTAGAAAGAgagaaattgcttcaacctcgTGATCGTGAAATATCTGACTGCTTGGACAAAGTTATGAGAAGGTGTTGGGGACATGAAGAAAAAAACAGACCTCAAATATTCGATGTTAGAGAGATACTGGAGCAAACTTTCATGTCTGGTGATGATAACATGGGGTATGAGCTTGCCAATGAGGCGTTGAATATTGTAAGAAAGCTGCATGTTAAATTGATAACACCAATGCCGACAAAAGACAGAAAACTGTCTGAATTTATTAAGGCGGAAAATCCAATAAATGCATCCACGTTACCACCAGCTTATTCATCTGTTGAATCTCAAAGTTTAATTGAAAGCCCAAAAAATGACTTGAAAGTAACTGGAGGGACAACTGAACACTCTAAACCATTCGATGCTTATGAAGACACTGCACCAAAGCCATTATACGTGAATGCACCAAAACCTGAAGAACAAGCCGAGAAAGAGAACAAGAGTACACTAAATATTGATGAGCGAAAGGAGTTGAGCAGTGAAAGAAAACCTGATGTCCAGAGTGACCAactaagaaaaacaaaagtagAGTTTTCAGATCCACCCCTGCAGTTCCAGGAACCTTTATTTTCACAGCAATACAAAACAGAACACGAAGCATTTGGAGATCAAGCATACATGGGCCATGAATTAACGAAGATGTCAGGAAACTCaaagataataaacaaagagtttACATCAA ATATTGGTCGCTCGACAAATCTAGACACTCATCCCAGCACTATGCTGCAAAGCCCAACAGCTATACAAG aTGATGcatctaaaaatataaatgatggGAAGTATGAAGAAGCAATTAAACTACTAAATCAATACAAAGTAGTGAAGGGTGAACCCTATGAACAACTCTGTGTTACTTTCCGTGTCGTATTGTGTCATTCCAAACTAATGCATCCAGATGCCAATAAGTTGTTTGAGCAAGCATTGGAGCAGATTAAAAGATTACCAAAGAACTCTATGTTTGGGGATAGGTTATACCAGATGGGGGAGCTGTATAGGAGTAAAGCAATGGAATCCAGAGCAATGTTTCTGTACAAAGCAGCAGTTGATGTTTACGTTGAAGCAGCCGGCACAGTAGGTACGAGGATTAACTTCAAAGGAATCATGAGTTGTTTTACGGGGATGAAGCAAAATGATAAGCAAGGAACTGGAGGAACGGTGGGGAGAGACGGAAACATTGAATTTTTTCGCTCGATGTTGCAAAAGGTCAACGGGGAGTTCAAAATGCATCGTGGACTGGCAGAGAGTTTATCATCAGGGTATTACTACCTTGCATGCTGTTACTCGGGGAGAGGAGATTACAAAAAAGCAAGTCATTATAATAAGCGTTCTGTCCAGATAATGAAGGATGCATACCCGGATTCATACAGAAAATATTACGTGGTTGGGTATTCCATGCATAATCTTGCAAATAACCAGGACAACTTGGGAAATTATCAGGCAGCATTAGAGTACTACAAAAAAGCAACAGAGTATATGGATCAGGCAATAGACTGGGATTCTAATGAAGAGAAAGTTAGAAATAAAGAACACACCAAGAGGTGCATGACACAACTTGAAGATAAAATGAGGGCGATGGGTGAAAGCTAA
- the LOC104266021 gene encoding matrilin-2-like, giving the protein MFVMDSSASLTTEDYSLSISFIKQVVAKFNLTTTHVGVMQYSHYFQSRSLEDQPYLETVIRIGQFNRKQDFDNAMDSMRQHGFKTYTAQAVLKALEVDFPSAQRYSDPCTVKSIVLITNGRSSDVRKIPEVSLRARNLGIRIFAIGVGRHSWTELQILTVGEIGNNSRFFSFPSYSKLPFIIQQLVAQLMAQ; this is encoded by the exons ATGTTTGTTATGGACAGTTCAGCTTCATTAACCACAGAAGATTATTCATTATCAAtctcttttattaaacaagttGTAGCCAAGTTTAATCTTACTACAACgcatgttggggtaatgcAGTATTCCCACTACTTTCAATCAAG GTCACTTGAAGACCAACCATATTTGGAGACTGTGATAAGAATTGGTCAGTTCAATAGAAAGCAAGATTTTGAT AATGCAATGGATAGCATGCGGCAACATGGCTTTAAAACCTACACTGCTCAAGCCGTGTTAAAAGCTCTAGAAGTTGACTTTCCATCTGCACAAAGATATTCTGACCCCTGCACTGTTAAGTCGATTGTTCTGATCACAAATGGGAG ATCATCAGATGTTCGAAAAATTCCAGAAGTTTCTCTCCGTGCTCGAAACCTCGGTATTCGGATATTTGCGATTGGTGTTGGTCGGCACAGCTGGACCGAACttcag ATATTGACAGTGGGTGAGATAGGAAACAACTCAAGGTTTTTTTCCTTCCCAAGTTATTCTAAACTTCCATTCATAATTCAACAACTGGTGGCGCAGCTTATGGCTCAATGA